A single genomic interval of uncultured Desulfobacter sp. harbors:
- the panB gene encoding 3-methyl-2-oxobutanoate hydroxymethyltransferase: MSKKITTSSLMKMKQEGKKITALTAYDYPFAAMVDRAGIDLILVGDSVAMAVQGWDTTLPVTMDEMIYHTKLVTRACTRALVVGDMPFMSYQSSLDKAVENAGRFLKEADATAVKLEGGAAVCPAISAMVKAGIPVQAHIGLTPQSVHQMGGFKVQRDEERLLKDARDVEAAGAFSVVLEGIPSAIAEKITETLSIPTIGIGAGPFCDGQILVFHDMLGINDGFMPKFVKKYVDIAALAAQGLNEYIKEVQDGSFPAKEHEYK, from the coding sequence ATGAGCAAAAAAATTACCACTTCCAGCCTGATGAAGATGAAACAGGAGGGCAAAAAAATAACCGCCCTCACCGCCTATGACTACCCCTTTGCCGCCATGGTGGATCGTGCCGGAATCGACCTCATCCTTGTGGGCGATTCCGTTGCCATGGCCGTCCAGGGCTGGGACACCACCTTGCCCGTGACTATGGATGAAATGATTTATCATACAAAACTTGTGACCCGGGCCTGCACAAGGGCCCTGGTGGTGGGTGACATGCCCTTTATGTCCTACCAGAGCAGCCTGGATAAGGCCGTTGAAAACGCCGGGCGATTTTTAAAGGAAGCCGATGCCACCGCTGTAAAACTTGAAGGCGGTGCTGCTGTCTGTCCTGCCATTTCAGCCATGGTAAAGGCGGGGATACCTGTCCAGGCCCACATTGGCCTTACACCCCAGTCCGTACATCAGATGGGAGGATTCAAGGTGCAGCGGGATGAAGAACGTCTGCTCAAAGACGCCAGGGACGTTGAGGCAGCCGGGGCTTTTTCCGTGGTTCTGGAAGGCATTCCCTCTGCCATTGCTGAAAAAATTACCGAGACTCTGTCCATTCCCACCATCGGCATCGGCGCCGGTCCCTTTTGCGACGGCCAAATTCTGGTGTTCCACGACATGCTGGGTATCAATGACGGATTTATGCCCAAATTCGTGAAAAAATACGTGGACATAGCTGCTCTGGCTGCCCAGGGGCTCAATGAATATATTAAAGAAGTTCAGGATGGCAGTTTTCCGGCCAAGGAACATGAATACAAATAA
- a CDS encoding acetate--CoA ligase family protein: MTQLKEITVTINNYIKSGIESLNEDRAKKIFKKLGLPVVQEIRLESIEDIHGAAQTVGYPVVLKGLAKQMLHKTEAGMVEIGINNEVHLKEVAQRMKSRAGENFEAFLIQPRIQGRREFTAGMFKDPLFGPVIMFGVGGVLTEALKDMVLRLAPLSEVDLDNMLDNLKAKALLGSFRGETAVNRAQLKSVLQGLSDLAMACPGIREIDINPLIISPDGSPVAVDGLMILEKSEGCNTQAHKNIDFRGLHTTFYPKTIAFVGASAVPGKWGHILPTNAYAGEFKGEIFLINPKGGTIMGRNVYKTIDDIEGDVDLAVVTVPASRVMDLIPALEKKHVKGMVLITSGFREVGNQGRQLEDEIMAAAEKAGILVIGPNTMGLCNPHASLYVCGANALPLPGSIALVSQSGNLGTQLLAFAEQQGIGIRVFVGSGNEAMITIEDYMQALEPDDLTRTVVLYIESVKDGRRFFDSAARLSKIKPVVVLKGGRTQDGEKAASSHTGAMASDAGVFNAACTQAGIIQVEQPMELLDMSTVFSSLPMPKGGRVAIMTLGGGWGVVTTDLCAEYGLGVPKLSEEIIERLNSCLPDFWSHGNPVDIVGEGDPKIPMICLEELLKWDGCDAVIHLGIHGRRILVNAMANAVLKTDPGTTQEATDMFMANLLKEEEHYTRYTVEMTQKYNKPVVGVSLLTDEMSRTLYRYDDLDYKGVFFPSPERAVKALAGMVRYKKWLDSAKYNT, translated from the coding sequence ATGACCCAGCTCAAAGAGATCACAGTAACCATTAATAATTACATCAAAAGCGGGATCGAAAGCCTCAACGAGGATCGGGCAAAAAAAATTTTCAAAAAATTGGGATTGCCCGTGGTACAGGAAATACGGCTGGAATCCATTGAAGATATCCATGGGGCTGCTCAAACTGTCGGTTATCCTGTTGTGCTAAAGGGTCTTGCAAAACAGATGCTTCATAAAACCGAAGCCGGTATGGTGGAAATAGGCATCAACAATGAGGTGCATCTAAAAGAAGTGGCTCAAAGGATGAAGTCCCGGGCCGGCGAAAATTTTGAAGCCTTCCTGATCCAACCCCGGATCCAGGGTCGAAGGGAATTTACCGCAGGCATGTTTAAAGACCCCCTGTTTGGCCCGGTAATCATGTTCGGAGTAGGCGGTGTGCTCACCGAAGCCTTGAAGGATATGGTTTTGCGGCTTGCCCCATTATCCGAAGTAGACCTTGATAACATGCTGGATAACTTGAAAGCCAAAGCCCTTCTGGGGTCATTCAGGGGGGAGACGGCTGTAAACCGTGCACAACTTAAATCCGTGCTCCAGGGGCTGTCTGACCTGGCCATGGCCTGCCCGGGAATACGCGAAATTGATATAAACCCTTTGATTATCAGCCCGGACGGCTCACCTGTGGCAGTTGACGGGTTGATGATCCTTGAAAAATCAGAAGGCTGTAACACACAGGCGCATAAAAATATTGATTTTAGGGGATTACACACCACTTTTTATCCCAAAACCATCGCTTTTGTGGGGGCCTCTGCAGTCCCGGGTAAATGGGGTCATATACTGCCCACAAACGCCTATGCCGGGGAATTCAAAGGCGAAATTTTTCTGATTAATCCCAAGGGCGGCACGATTATGGGCCGGAATGTCTACAAAACCATTGATGACATAGAAGGCGATGTGGATCTGGCTGTGGTAACCGTGCCTGCAAGCCGGGTGATGGACTTGATTCCCGCCCTGGAAAAAAAGCATGTCAAAGGTATGGTGCTGATCACCAGCGGGTTCAGAGAGGTCGGGAACCAGGGCAGACAGCTTGAGGATGAGATCATGGCTGCTGCCGAAAAAGCCGGAATCCTGGTCATCGGCCCCAACACCATGGGCCTGTGCAATCCCCATGCATCACTTTACGTTTGCGGAGCCAATGCTCTTCCGCTTCCCGGCTCCATCGCCCTTGTGTCCCAGTCGGGCAATCTCGGCACCCAGCTTCTGGCCTTTGCCGAGCAACAGGGCATCGGCATCCGGGTATTTGTAGGCTCAGGTAACGAAGCCATGATCACCATTGAAGATTATATGCAGGCCCTTGAACCCGATGATCTGACCCGCACCGTGGTCCTGTATATTGAAAGCGTAAAAGATGGGCGCCGGTTTTTTGACTCTGCCGCCCGGCTGTCGAAAATCAAACCGGTGGTGGTGCTCAAGGGCGGAAGAACCCAAGATGGGGAAAAGGCTGCTTCCAGCCATACCGGGGCCATGGCCTCGGATGCAGGGGTGTTTAATGCGGCCTGCACCCAGGCCGGAATTATCCAGGTGGAGCAACCCATGGAGCTTTTAGATATGTCGACCGTATTTTCATCCCTGCCCATGCCTAAGGGAGGACGTGTGGCCATCATGACCCTGGGCGGCGGATGGGGTGTGGTCACCACAGACCTTTGTGCAGAATACGGGCTTGGGGTGCCAAAACTGTCCGAAGAAATCATTGAACGGCTAAATAGCTGCCTGCCGGACTTCTGGAGTCATGGCAACCCCGTGGATATTGTGGGCGAAGGAGACCCCAAAATACCCATGATCTGCCTGGAAGAACTTTTAAAATGGGATGGGTGTGATGCGGTCATTCACCTGGGCATCCACGGCAGACGCATCCTGGTTAATGCCATGGCCAACGCTGTTTTAAAAACAGATCCCGGTACAACCCAGGAAGCGACAGACATGTTTATGGCAAACCTTCTCAAAGAGGAAGAGCATTACACCCGATATACCGTTGAAATGACGCAAAAATACAACAAACCTGTAGTCGGTGTCAGCCTTTTAACCGATGAAATGAGCCGCACCCTTTACCGTTATGACGATCTTGACTATAAGGGGGTATTTTTTCCTTCGCCGGAACGTGCTGTCAAGGCGCTGGCCGGAATGGTCCGGTATAAAAAATGGCTTGACTCGGCAAAATATAATACATAA
- a CDS encoding TetR/AcrR family transcriptional regulator — protein sequence MTGKEKTDPPGRIKIMASFSKLMQEKDFSSITTAQIAKNAGVTEGLIYKYFKDKKDLLYQVLDAHFQEFHEKIKIRMAQATSSIEKLDMIILASLEEYLENRLLSKILLLEVRSSQAFFNSGAYEMVTIYARTILKIIREGIASGEIAADTNPYLLRKVIIGAIEHACLGEVIFGKPLDIEKTAAGISDIIFNGVKA from the coding sequence ATGACCGGCAAAGAAAAAACAGATCCCCCCGGACGGATAAAAATCATGGCATCCTTTTCCAAACTGATGCAGGAAAAGGATTTTAGCTCCATTACTACGGCCCAAATTGCCAAAAATGCCGGTGTCACCGAAGGACTGATTTATAAATATTTTAAAGATAAGAAAGATCTACTTTACCAGGTACTTGACGCCCATTTCCAGGAATTCCATGAAAAAATAAAAATCAGAATGGCCCAGGCCACATCCAGTATTGAAAAACTTGACATGATTATTCTTGCCAGCCTTGAAGAATATTTGGAAAATCGCCTATTGTCCAAAATTCTGCTGCTTGAAGTCAGAAGCTCCCAGGCTTTTTTCAATTCAGGCGCCTATGAAATGGTAACCATTTATGCCCGCACCATCCTTAAAATTATCCGGGAAGGTATTGCCTCAGGTGAAATCGCAGCCGATACAAACCCCTATCTTTTACGAAAAGTTATTATAGGGGCCATTGAACATGCCTGTCTCGGGGAGGTTATTTTCGGCAAACCCCTGGATATAGAAAAAACGGCTGCCGGTATTTCAGACATCATTTTCAACGGAGTGAAAGCATGA
- a CDS encoding D-2-hydroxyacid dehydrogenase, with protein sequence MKIVVLDGYTLNPGDLSWENFSEIGDLKVYDRTAPEEILERTTDANIVLTNKTVLTAENIAAMNKVEYIGVLATGVNVVDLEYTKTKGITVTNVPGYSGSSSAQMVFALILELTNRVGHHSQTVTDGKWSESKDFCYWDYPLVELEGITLGIVGYGGIGKAVARLGLAFGMKILIYNRSVPPDLPEGITYSDLDNLIKSSDIISLHCPLTPQTKGMINKDTLAQMKKTSYIINTSRGPLIVENDLADALNEGRIAGAAMDVLEKEPPEKSCPLLTAKNCYITPHFAWATLASRGRLMSIAVENIKSYLAGKPQNVVPRK encoded by the coding sequence ATGAAAATAGTTGTTCTTGATGGATACACCTTAAACCCCGGAGATCTCAGCTGGGAAAATTTTTCGGAAATTGGTGATCTGAAGGTTTACGACAGGACAGCCCCCGAAGAGATCCTGGAACGAACCACTGACGCAAATATTGTGTTGACAAACAAAACCGTGCTGACAGCTGAAAACATTGCGGCAATGAATAAGGTTGAGTATATCGGGGTGTTAGCAACAGGGGTAAATGTAGTCGATCTTGAATACACAAAAACAAAGGGTATTACGGTTACCAACGTTCCCGGCTATTCCGGTTCTTCATCAGCGCAAATGGTTTTTGCCCTGATTCTGGAATTAACAAACAGAGTGGGACACCACAGCCAGACGGTGACGGACGGAAAATGGTCGGAATCAAAGGATTTCTGCTATTGGGATTATCCTTTGGTGGAACTGGAAGGCATTACCTTAGGCATTGTCGGTTATGGCGGTATCGGCAAAGCGGTGGCACGACTCGGATTGGCTTTCGGGATGAAAATTCTGATCTATAACCGCTCTGTTCCCCCTGATCTTCCCGAGGGAATCACCTATTCGGATCTGGACAACCTGATTAAATCCAGCGATATCATATCCTTGCATTGTCCGTTGACGCCCCAGACAAAAGGAATGATTAATAAGGATACTCTGGCTCAAATGAAAAAGACGTCTTACATAATCAACACCTCCCGGGGGCCGCTGATTGTGGAAAACGATTTGGCCGATGCATTAAATGAAGGTCGGATTGCCGGGGCTGCAATGGATGTCCTTGAGAAAGAACCCCCGGAGAAGTCCTGCCCGTTGCTGACGGCTAAAAACTGCTACATTACCCCCCATTTTGCCTGGGCAACGCTTGCATCAAGGGGAAGACTGATGTCCATAGCCGTTGAAAACATAAAAAGCTATCTGGCAGGAAAACCTCAAAATGTAGTGCCCAGAAAATAA
- a CDS encoding NADP-dependent isocitrate dehydrogenase: protein MTETIRWTRTDEAPLLATHSLLPIIKSYLKGSDIEVELRDISLAGRVAANWSDRLKDDQKQSDDLAFLGELAKSPDGNIIKLPNISASVPQLKGAIKELQGAGYDVPDYPDEPKNDEEAAIKEQYSKNLGSAVNPVLREGNSDRRAAVAVKEFAKKNPHTMGAWSPDSKTDVASMTEGDYYGSEVATTVEKACDVKIELAGADGSTTVLKEKLALEADEVIDACVMSKKALRDYVAKSIQEAKDRGVLLSAHLKATMMKVSDPIFFGHIVYVYFQDVFDKHADTFKEIGVNPNMGLGDLYARIETLPADKKAEIEADIQACYEKRPPLAMVNSDKGITNLHVSSDVIIDASMPAMIRNSGKMWGPDGEAADTLAMIPDRAYAGVFQAAIDDCKKNGAFDPTTMGTVQNVGLMAKKAEEYGSHDKTFEIPAAGTVKVVDTAGNVLLEQAVEEGDVFRMCQVKDAPIQDWVKLAVNRGRLTGFPVVFWLDNNRAHDAELIKKVEKYLPDHDTSGLEIDIMAPTEACAFSCGRVRKTQDTIAASGNVLRDYLTDLFPILELGTSAKMLSIVPLMAGGGLFETGAGGSAPKHIQQFLEEGHLRWDSLGEFLAFAESLEYIGNKGNATAKVYAKALGEANTKFLEERKNPSRKVNEIDNRGSHFYLAMYWAEALAAQDDDAALKARFEKVATAMKENEKKINDELLAAQGSPVDIGGYYVIDFDKTTAAMRPSATLNQIVDNA, encoded by the coding sequence ATGACTGAAACAATTAGATGGACAAGAACCGATGAAGCACCGTTACTAGCAACGCATTCTTTGCTTCCCATTATTAAATCGTATCTTAAAGGATCCGATATTGAAGTCGAACTAAGAGATATCTCTCTGGCAGGCAGAGTCGCAGCCAACTGGTCTGACCGCTTGAAAGATGATCAAAAACAGTCCGATGATCTGGCCTTTTTAGGCGAGCTTGCCAAATCCCCGGACGGAAATATTATCAAACTTCCGAATATCAGTGCTTCCGTTCCCCAATTGAAAGGCGCCATCAAAGAATTACAGGGCGCAGGATATGACGTTCCCGATTATCCTGATGAACCCAAAAATGACGAAGAAGCGGCTATCAAAGAACAGTATTCTAAGAACCTTGGCTCTGCGGTTAACCCTGTCTTAAGGGAAGGAAACTCCGATCGTAGAGCAGCTGTTGCGGTTAAAGAGTTTGCCAAGAAAAATCCCCACACCATGGGTGCCTGGTCTCCTGACTCCAAAACCGATGTTGCTTCCATGACCGAAGGTGATTATTACGGAAGTGAAGTTGCAACAACTGTTGAAAAAGCATGTGACGTTAAAATAGAACTGGCTGGTGCAGACGGATCAACAACTGTTCTTAAAGAAAAACTTGCCCTGGAAGCTGATGAAGTCATTGATGCTTGTGTGATGAGCAAAAAAGCCCTGCGTGACTATGTTGCTAAATCAATTCAAGAAGCTAAAGATCGGGGTGTTCTGCTGTCAGCCCATCTTAAAGCGACAATGATGAAAGTTTCCGATCCGATCTTTTTCGGTCACATTGTTTATGTTTACTTCCAGGACGTTTTTGACAAACATGCCGACACGTTCAAAGAAATAGGTGTGAATCCGAACATGGGTCTTGGCGATCTTTACGCCAGAATTGAAACCTTGCCTGCAGACAAGAAAGCTGAAATTGAGGCAGATATCCAGGCTTGCTACGAAAAAAGACCGCCTCTGGCAATGGTAAATTCCGATAAAGGTATTACCAACCTGCATGTTTCAAGTGACGTGATCATCGACGCTTCCATGCCTGCAATGATCCGTAATTCAGGAAAAATGTGGGGACCGGATGGAGAGGCTGCTGATACCCTCGCAATGATTCCTGACAGAGCCTATGCCGGTGTTTTCCAGGCAGCCATTGACGACTGCAAGAAAAACGGCGCTTTCGATCCTACAACCATGGGAACCGTACAAAATGTTGGTTTGATGGCAAAGAAGGCCGAAGAATACGGATCACATGACAAAACATTTGAAATTCCGGCTGCCGGAACCGTTAAGGTTGTCGATACTGCCGGCAACGTTCTGCTTGAGCAGGCTGTTGAAGAAGGCGATGTTTTCAGAATGTGCCAGGTAAAAGATGCCCCGATTCAGGACTGGGTCAAACTGGCCGTTAATCGCGGTAGACTGACGGGTTTCCCGGTTGTTTTCTGGCTGGACAACAATAGAGCCCACGATGCCGAACTGATTAAAAAGGTCGAAAAATACCTGCCGGATCATGACACATCCGGTTTGGAAATTGATATTATGGCACCGACTGAAGCGTGTGCCTTTTCTTGCGGTCGTGTAAGAAAAACACAAGATACCATTGCAGCGTCCGGTAACGTTTTAAGGGATTATCTGACAGACTTGTTCCCCATTCTTGAGCTTGGCACCAGTGCTAAAATGCTTTCCATCGTTCCTTTGATGGCAGGTGGCGGACTTTTTGAAACCGGCGCCGGTGGATCTGCCCCGAAACACATCCAGCAATTCCTGGAAGAAGGTCATTTAAGATGGGATTCTCTGGGTGAATTCCTCGCATTTGCCGAATCTCTGGAATACATTGGAAACAAAGGCAACGCTACCGCTAAAGTATATGCCAAAGCTTTGGGCGAAGCCAATACCAAGTTCCTGGAGGAAAGAAAGAACCCGTCTCGTAAAGTAAATGAAATTGACAATAGAGGCAGCCATTTCTATCTGGCAATGTATTGGGCAGAAGCACTTGCCGCCCAGGATGACGATGCAGCCTTGAAAGCAAGATTTGAAAAAGTGGCTACCGCCATGAAAGAAAACGAGAAAAAAATTAATGATGAGCTTCTGGCTGCTCAGGGAAGCCCTGTTGATATCGGTGGTTATTACGTAATTGATTTCGACAAGACTACTGCTGCAATGAGACCCAGCGCAACACTGAACCAGATTGTTGATAATGCTTAA
- a CDS encoding VWA domain-containing protein → MLRRSLWLFVMVCIAIPAFAQDERRKPVTIEGKTILPLRVLARPFSHIYNAKNINSGTVRENVPAFQPFYVYTRPSAEDIELQDGWYEIGENNRGKVLGWMQAKDVFEWKQTMCLAYTHPEGRKPVLMFSNRTPLQNILNADETARLNKVNSFYQALDAKQIPENFPIRSVEPKQAVDIATQFYLLPILAFDEIELQGREGRLLQLAAATAQGPDARQSTDISKNPDYLDEAIIDASGVDAQVLKQMDVDVVFVTDTTVSMKRYIQATLDVMRQVVQQLNANPEVSKSLRFGVWGYRDPVDLIPGIGYTTYNYTPELRHADQFINALSQVNVTQTDSDDYAEDVFSGINDAVSKTAWTNGAIRIMVLLGDAPGHETGHKYNASGQSVQTLRAICDDAGIYLFAMHVKAPRAKKYHEPAEIQFRELSANPGMQDQSAYYAVSSEDLPGFTQVARDITSALTGMLSSVKQGNAARSIGAQTSQAAGLSEEAMLSQSLTDSMDTSNVVGNQNASAAVENKVIETSGGQNGETGVSAKDLAFQMVKAAMVEWVGKQTGAKAPRDIVAWATDKDLVTPEIQAMEVRLLINKRQLDSLNTILKEVMAAGRRGQIGGEDFFTALQATSAAASRDPNLIKNAKTMADTGLIPEFLSGLPYQSRLMSMNNDLWMSWSVDEQDEFLNELDAKIQAYRSIHDRPEGWVALNPADDPDEHVYPVSLELLP, encoded by the coding sequence ATGTTAAGAAGATCCCTGTGGCTGTTTGTTATGGTCTGTATCGCCATACCGGCATTTGCTCAAGACGAGCGAAGAAAACCGGTGACCATTGAAGGCAAGACGATCCTGCCTTTACGGGTGTTGGCCCGTCCCTTTTCCCATATATATAATGCCAAAAATATCAACAGTGGCACGGTCAGGGAAAACGTCCCGGCGTTTCAGCCGTTTTACGTGTATACCCGTCCGTCGGCCGAAGATATAGAACTTCAGGACGGGTGGTACGAAATCGGGGAAAACAATCGCGGCAAGGTGTTAGGGTGGATGCAGGCAAAAGATGTTTTTGAGTGGAAACAGACCATGTGCCTGGCCTATACCCATCCGGAGGGCCGTAAGCCTGTTCTCATGTTTTCAAACCGTACGCCCCTGCAGAATATTCTCAACGCGGATGAAACCGCCCGCCTCAATAAAGTGAACAGTTTTTACCAGGCTCTGGATGCAAAGCAGATTCCTGAAAATTTTCCAATCCGTTCGGTGGAGCCCAAACAGGCTGTTGATATTGCCACCCAGTTTTACCTTCTGCCCATCCTCGCCTTTGACGAAATTGAACTCCAGGGCCGGGAAGGGCGTCTGCTTCAGCTTGCAGCAGCCACAGCCCAGGGGCCTGATGCCAGACAATCCACGGATATTTCCAAGAATCCGGATTATTTAGATGAGGCAATCATTGATGCATCCGGTGTGGATGCCCAGGTGTTAAAGCAGATGGATGTAGACGTTGTTTTTGTCACGGATACCACCGTCTCAATGAAACGCTATATCCAAGCTACCCTGGATGTGATGCGCCAGGTGGTCCAACAGTTAAATGCAAATCCGGAGGTTTCCAAAAGCCTTCGCTTTGGCGTTTGGGGATATCGCGATCCCGTGGACCTGATCCCGGGCATCGGCTACACTACCTATAATTACACCCCGGAGTTGCGCCATGCCGATCAGTTTATCAACGCCCTTTCCCAGGTAAATGTCACCCAGACTGACAGCGATGACTATGCTGAAGATGTTTTTTCCGGTATTAACGACGCCGTAAGTAAAACCGCCTGGACCAACGGTGCTATCCGTATTATGGTGCTGTTAGGTGATGCGCCCGGCCATGAAACCGGGCACAAGTACAACGCCTCAGGCCAGTCTGTTCAGACATTGCGGGCCATTTGCGACGATGCCGGAATCTATCTGTTCGCCATGCATGTTAAAGCGCCCCGGGCCAAAAAATATCACGAACCTGCGGAAATCCAGTTCCGGGAACTTTCCGCCAATCCGGGTATGCAGGATCAAAGCGCTTACTACGCTGTCTCTTCCGAAGACCTGCCCGGATTTACCCAGGTGGCCCGGGACATTACGTCCGCCCTTACCGGTATGCTCAGTTCCGTCAAGCAGGGAAATGCAGCCCGGAGCATAGGTGCGCAGACCTCTCAGGCTGCCGGATTGTCAGAAGAGGCGATGCTTTCTCAATCCCTTACTGATTCCATGGATACCTCAAACGTGGTGGGTAATCAAAACGCTTCCGCCGCCGTTGAAAATAAGGTGATAGAGACCTCCGGCGGGCAGAACGGCGAAACCGGTGTCAGCGCCAAAGATCTTGCCTTCCAGATGGTCAAGGCCGCCATGGTGGAATGGGTGGGAAAACAGACCGGTGCAAAGGCTCCCCGGGATATTGTTGCCTGGGCCACGGACAAAGATCTGGTCACCCCGGAAATTCAGGCCATGGAAGTGCGTCTGCTCATTAATAAACGGCAGCTGGATTCTTTGAACACCATTCTTAAAGAGGTTATGGCTGCGGGTAGACGAGGACAGATCGGTGGTGAAGACTTTTTTACGGCGCTTCAGGCCACATCGGCTGCCGCATCCCGTGATCCCAATTTGATAAAAAATGCAAAAACCATGGCAGATACAGGTCTGATTCCTGAATTTCTCTCCGGACTGCCGTATCAGAGCCGCCTGATGAGTATGAACAATGATTTGTGGATGAGCTGGTCTGTGGACGAGCAGGATGAGTTCTTAAATGAGCTGGATGCCAAGATCCAGGCCTACCGTTCCATCCATGACCGCCCCGAGGGGTGGGTTGCCTTAAATCCTGCAGATGACCCGGATGAACATGTTTATCCGGTCAGCCTGGAACTTTTGCCTTAA
- a CDS encoding ATP-binding cassette domain-containing protein: MEILSKAGTALCLKGLVHARSHAGIRFELRVPDMCLAAGEFAAVVGPSGCGKSTLLDILGLVMQPDRADTYTLQDGDRLLDLTCMKTSARAAIRSQSIGYVLQTGGLLPFLTVRQNIALPLALNRLKDNSRIQELASNLGIAEQLDKRPAFLSGGQRQRAAIARALIHRPSLVLADEPTAAVDELTAMEIRDQFQSLSKTLGTTTIMVSHDRSLLRGRVDRIFSFRLERATHGVTVSILHEMEDL; this comes from the coding sequence ATGGAAATCCTGTCCAAGGCAGGGACCGCGCTGTGCCTCAAAGGTCTTGTGCATGCCCGGTCCCATGCCGGAATTCGTTTTGAACTCCGGGTGCCTGACATGTGTCTGGCTGCAGGAGAGTTCGCCGCTGTGGTAGGACCGTCAGGCTGTGGTAAATCCACCCTTCTGGACATCCTCGGATTGGTGATGCAGCCGGACAGGGCTGATACCTATACATTGCAGGACGGTGACCGTCTCCTTGATCTCACCTGCATGAAAACCTCGGCCAGGGCAGCCATACGCAGCCAAAGCATTGGATATGTACTGCAGACAGGCGGGCTTCTCCCATTTTTAACAGTGCGCCAAAACATTGCGCTGCCCCTTGCACTGAATCGGTTAAAGGATAACAGCCGAATCCAGGAGCTGGCCTCAAATCTGGGCATTGCCGAACAGCTGGACAAACGCCCGGCGTTTCTTTCGGGCGGACAGCGTCAGCGGGCCGCCATTGCAAGAGCGCTGATTCACCGTCCCAGCCTGGTGCTGGCCGACGAACCCACGGCGGCCGTCGATGAACTCACGGCCATGGAGATTCGAGATCAGTTTCAGTCCCTGAGCAAAACTTTAGGAACCACCACCATCATGGTCAGCCATGACCGGTCCCTGCTCAGGGGCCGGGTGGACCGGATTTTCAGCTTCCGCCTGGAACGTGCGACCCATGGGGTAACCGTATCCATCCTCCACGAAATGGAGGATTTATGA